From Candidatus Delongbacteria bacterium:
CAGTAAAACTTGAGCCATCGTAAATATTGGATGTTTCTCTATATGGAGAATCTGTACCACTCACATCATGATGATCTCTTCCAAGAATAACTGGAGCTGAAATTTTACCTTCTTTGATAGCCTTATTAAAAGCCTCAGCAATTCTTATACGTCCTTCAGAATCAGCATATAAAATTCTTGCCTGAGAGCCTACAACAAGATTATTTGTTTGAGCTTCTCTAATCCATTTCAGATTATCGTTTATTTGTTGCCTAATCTCTTCAGGTGCTGTCTTAGCCATCTCTTCAAGGATTTCTGCGGCTATTCTGTCTGTAGTTTCCAAATCTTCTGGTTTTGAAGAAGAGCACACCCATCTAAATGGACCAAATCCATAATCAAAACACATAGGACCCATAATATCCTGAACATAAGATGGATATTTGAACAAACCATCCTCTTTTAAAATATCGGCACCAGCTCTTGAAGACTCAAGCAAGAAAGCATTGCCATAATCGAAGAAATACATTCCTTTTGCAACTAATTTATTTACAGCGTCTACATGTCTTCTAAGGGTTTTTTGCACTTCTTCCTTAAATTTATCAGGATTATCAGCCATCATTTTTTGAGATTCTTCAAAACTTAATCCCACTGGATAATATCCACCAGCCCAAGGATTGTGTAAAGATGTCTGATCAGAGCCGATATCAACCTTTACATCATCAGCAACAAATTTTTCCCAAAGATCAACAATATTACCTTGGTAGGCAATTGATACGGCTTCTTTAGCCGAAACAGCTTTTCTTACTCTAGAAACTAATTCATCAAGATTGGTGTAAACTTCATCTACCCACTTTTGAGAATGTCTAGTATGAACAGCTTTTGGATTTACTTCAGCGATTACACTTACTGCACCAGCGATCACACCAGCTTTTGGCTGAGCACCACTCATACCGCCAAGACCGGAAGAAACAAATAATTTTCCAGTAGCACCTTCAACCTTATCAAGCATTCTACCAGCATTCATAACAGTAATAGTAGTTCCATGAACAATTCCCTGAGGACCGATATACATGAATGATCCGGCTGTCATCTGACCATATTGTGAGACACCAAGAGCATTAAATTTTTCCCAATGATCTGGTTTTGAATAGTTTGGAATCACCATTCCGTTTGTTACAACAACTCTAGGAGCATCTTTATGTGAAGGATAAAGTCCCATTGGATGCCCAGAATATAAAACTAATGTTTGCTCATCTGTCATCTCAGAAAGATATTTCATTGTAAGTCTGTACTGAGCCCAGTTTTGAAATACAGCACCATTACCACCATAAGTAATAAGTTCATGTGGATGTTGAGCAACAGCATGATCTAAATTATTGGAAAGCATTAGCATTATTGCTGCAGCTTGTCTACTTTTATGTGGAAATTCATCTATTGACCTTGCAGTTATCTTGTATTCTGGCATCAATCTGTACATATAGATTCTTCCATAAGTATTGAGTTCTTCATAAAACTCTTTTGCCAGTATCTCGTGATGCTTTTTATCAAAATATCTCAAAGCATTTTTAACTGCAAGCTTCTTCTCTTGTTTGGTGAGAATATCTTTTCTCTTAGGAGCATGATTTATATTCGTGTCATAAGCCTTCAATGCTGGTAATGGATCAGGAATTCCTGCCAAAATCTCATTTTTAAACTCTTCAACAGAGATACTCATTTTCAACCTCATCATATGTTAAAATTTTTTTTCTTCATTGTCGATGATGATAAGAAAATTTGATTTTTTTTTCAACTTATTATTTATATAAAAAAAATTAACCTTTATTTAAAACTAATACGGTCTAAGCTCTTATGACACCTTCTATAGTTTTAATAAATTTCGGTATATCAAGAGGCTTTGTAAAATACTTATGCAATCTGATTCTTGGCAATAAAGTAACTGACTCATTATATGCTGACATCATTACAACTGGTAACGTCGGATATCTTCTGTTTACAATCTCAGTAAATGTAATCCCATCCATCTCAGGCATAGAATAATCTGTGATTATTAACTTAAACTGACCTTTAGAAAGTTGAGCACGTCTATCAATTTTATTCAATCCATCTAAACCATTTACAGCTGTCTCTGCCTCAATATTAAGTACATTCTCAAATAGTTCATTGAGCATATCAAGGATCCTAACATCATCATCTATTATAAGAATCTCTTTATCTGGCATAGAATCTCCGCATATACAAGAAATATAAAGCAAATTAAGGTCAATATAGTTTTTTATACAGATAAATCAAGTTTTTTTTTATATTGAAAAAAAGTGAAAGCAGAACGTGAATAACAAATTTCAAAAAAAACATCTGATGAAAGCTTTTGATCTTGCAATCAGCTCAAAGAATAACGGAGAGATACCAGTTGGAGTGATAATCGTTAAAAATGAAACGATAATAGCATCCGCAACAAACTGCATCGAAAAAAGCAATAACGCCTTAAAACATGCAGAAATTATAGCATTAGAAGAAGCCCAAAGAATTACAAAGAATCGCTTTCTTAATGGATGTGATCTGTATGTTACTCTTGAACCATGTATTATGTGCTTAGGAGCAATCTTATTATCACGGATAGACAACCTGTATTTCTCCTCGTTTGACGAAAGGTTTGGTTTTTTTTCGACAACACAAAATCTAAACGTCATAAAAAGGCTTAATAGTAAATTTTGCTTTTATGGAGGATTATACAAATATGCTGGAGAAACTTTAATTAAAAGCTTTTTTCACGAATTGAGACAGAAAAAATCAGTTAAAGATGAGAGTTAGTAAAAAAAAATATTAAAGGTTGTTATTGGTAAAAAAACTATGTAATTTCTCATCGAAAAATAAATTGAGGGTATCATGTTTCTTGGATTAGAAGAAGCTGCGGGATTACTATCTACCAATGTTGAAACTTTAAAAAGATGGGTTAGGCAAGGTAGTATTATCAGTCATAGGATTGGTGATGAAGTAAAATTTGATGTTGATGAGTTGAGAAAATGGTCAAGAAAAAACAAGATTGCTTTCAAAGAACCAGAAAAGATAAATAATATAGTTGAACACAATACTCCTTTAATTAAAGCTTTAGAAAATGGGTTTTACTTCAGTTATAATGAGAAGAGAGATTTTTTTGATTTTTATCTGTATGTAGCTTCTAAAATTGCTGCCCATCTTCCATGTAATGTTTCTGATGAAGCACTATTTAAAAGTTTTATCAGCAGGGAGAAAACAGTTCCGACTGTTATCACTGCAAATATAGCAATTCCACACCCGAAAATCACAGGTGAATTTGGAGTTGAAAAGTCATTTATTTTTTTGGTCAAATGTTCAAACCCTATAAAATTTCCAACTGAAATTGATGAAGAAAGCAGAGAAGTTTCACTTTTCTTTTTTATATTGAGTAAGGACACACAGGATCACATTAAAATTCTTGCCAATATTGCCAGAATTTGTAGTTCTTCTGATTTGTTTATAGAGCTTAATAGCATTGAAGATAAAAATAGTTTATTGAAAAAATTTTATGATTTAGAAGAAGAAATATTGCAAAAGAAAAAATGAAAAGAATAGTAAGTTATACTGCAGAATCAATTCTGCACAGATTTGGAGAAAAGGGTCTTCTGGTTACTATATCTGTAATTATTGGACTGATATGTGCGATTTTAGCCGTCTTATTGAAAGAAAGTGTTCACTATGGCTATGAATTTGTTAAAGAGCTACTTGATATGCCAATGGGATTTCTAATTCCTGGTATAGGTGCATTATTAAGCGTAATTTTTTTACGATATTTTGTTAAAGATTTTATGGGTCATGGTATACCTGATGTTCTTTTATCAATTGTTAAAAAAGGAGGGCTTTTAAAAGGGTGGGATACTTTTTCTCGAATGGTTTCCTCTTTTTTTACAGTATCAGCAGGCGGTTCTGCTGGACTTGAAGGTCCTATTGTATTTACAGGTTCTGCAGTTGGTTCAAATATCGCTACATTTTTTAACCTTAGAGAAAATCATAGGATTATTCTTATTGGAGCTGGAACTGCAGCCGCGATTTCAGCAATTTTCAATGCTCCATTAACAGGTATGGTTTTCGCCTTAGAAGTTATGCTAAGTGAATGGACAGCCAGAACAATTATCCCTACTGCCATTGCTTCCATTGTCGCTACAGAATCCAGCCGATTGATGGTAGGAAATTTTATTGCCTTTGAATCTCCTTTTGCCAGTATGCATACAACAGACCTTATAGCTGCAAGTGTTTTGGGTGTCATAACTGGGTTAATTTCAGTAGCATTTATTAGAGGACTTGATGTAGGAGAACACTTTTTTCAAAGATTTTTTAAAAATCCACTTCTCAGAGCCTTTATTGGAGGTACAATTGTTGGTCTTCTATTTTTAATTGTACCAAAATCTTTAGGTGATGGTCACAGTGTAGTAAAAGAGATTATTTCTGGTTTTAGTGAAGAGGGCATTTGGGTAGTTTTACTTTTAGTAATTTTCAAATTTTTCGCTTCAATTTCAACTTTAAGCTCTGGAGGATCTGGAGGTATTTTCGCTCCTGGTCTATTTCTTGGAGCATCAGTTGGTCTTTTCTTCGGAAGATTGATCAATAGCCTTCCTCCATTTCTGAGATTTTCATCACCAGAATCCTACGCTCTTGTAGGTATGGCTGGTTTAATAGCTGGTATCCTTCAAGCTCCACTAACCGGAATGTTTTTAGTTCTTGAGATTACCAATGGTTACAACTTTATTCTTCCATTGATTCTAGTATCAGTTATATCTATGATAGTGAGTAATATATTTGAAGATGGTTCCATATACACTAGACATTTAATTGAAGAAAATATTTTGGAAAGAACAGGAAGTGACGGTAGAATTTTATCAGAGCTTGATATTTCAGAGATTTTGGAAACTGATTGCCAAGTCGTTGACGAATCCACAATGTTGAGAGATTTTATTGATGTGATAAAAGGTTCTAAGAGAAATCAGTTCATTGTAACAGAACAAAGGACGGGAAAATATATCGGTATAATTTTTATTCACGAAGTTAGACAAATTTTATTTGAAACAGATCTTTATAATATCATTACAGTTACTGAATTAATCAAGACCGGTATTACGCCAGTTAAAACAGGTTCTTCCCTTAAAGAGATTATTGATCAATTTGAACAATCAAACGCATTTACCCTTCCAGTAGTAGATAAAGAATCTGAAAGGTATATTGGTCTTATCTCTAAGGCAACTCTCTTTACAAAATATAGACAGGAGCTTCTTGTCCAATCTGTAAAAGACTAGTGTTATTCCAAAAATTGATTATTTAGTTTACTGTTAAAAAAATAATTCAATTTTTGGAGTGTTTTTATGAAACATTTAGTTATAGTACTCTTCATTTTTGGAATCATTAGTGCAAATGATAAATCGTGGTTCAATGAATCGAAATTTGGAATTTTTATTCACTTTGGTTTATACTCCCAGATAGGTTATCACGAATGGGCTATGGATCATTTTAGAATTACACCCGAAAAATATGAACCATTTGCGAATACATTCAATCC
This genomic window contains:
- a CDS encoding urocanate hydratase, producing the protein MSISVEEFKNEILAGIPDPLPALKAYDTNINHAPKRKDILTKQEKKLAVKNALRYFDKKHHEILAKEFYEELNTYGRIYMYRLMPEYKITARSIDEFPHKSRQAAAIMLMLSNNLDHAVAQHPHELITYGGNGAVFQNWAQYRLTMKYLSEMTDEQTLVLYSGHPMGLYPSHKDAPRVVVTNGMVIPNYSKPDHWEKFNALGVSQYGQMTAGSFMYIGPQGIVHGTTITVMNAGRMLDKVEGATGKLFVSSGLGGMSGAQPKAGVIAGAVSVIAEVNPKAVHTRHSQKWVDEVYTNLDELVSRVRKAVSAKEAVSIAYQGNIVDLWEKFVADDVKVDIGSDQTSLHNPWAGGYYPVGLSFEESQKMMADNPDKFKEEVQKTLRRHVDAVNKLVAKGMYFFDYGNAFLLESSRAGADILKEDGLFKYPSYVQDIMGPMCFDYGFGPFRWVCSSSKPEDLETTDRIAAEILEEMAKTAPEEIRQQINDNLKWIREAQTNNLVVGSQARILYADSEGRIRIAEAFNKAIKEGKISAPVILGRDHHDVSGTDSPYRETSNIYDGSSFTADMAIHNVIGDSFRGATWVSIHNGGGVGWGEVINGGFGMVLDGSDDSDRRLKSMLFWDVNNGISRRSWARNDGAIFAIKRAMEIEPRLKVTIPNLVDDELLENL
- a CDS encoding nucleoside deaminase → MNNKFQKKHLMKAFDLAISSKNNGEIPVGVIIVKNETIIASATNCIEKSNNALKHAEIIALEEAQRITKNRFLNGCDLYVTLEPCIMCLGAILLSRIDNLYFSSFDERFGFFSTTQNLNVIKRLNSKFCFYGGLYKYAGETLIKSFFHELRQKKSVKDES
- a CDS encoding PTS sugar transporter subunit IIA; this encodes MFLGLEEAAGLLSTNVETLKRWVRQGSIISHRIGDEVKFDVDELRKWSRKNKIAFKEPEKINNIVEHNTPLIKALENGFYFSYNEKRDFFDFYLYVASKIAAHLPCNVSDEALFKSFISREKTVPTVITANIAIPHPKITGEFGVEKSFIFLVKCSNPIKFPTEIDEESREVSLFFFILSKDTQDHIKILANIARICSSSDLFIELNSIEDKNSLLKKFYDLEEEILQKKK
- a CDS encoding chloride channel protein; the protein is MKRIVSYTAESILHRFGEKGLLVTISVIIGLICAILAVLLKESVHYGYEFVKELLDMPMGFLIPGIGALLSVIFLRYFVKDFMGHGIPDVLLSIVKKGGLLKGWDTFSRMVSSFFTVSAGGSAGLEGPIVFTGSAVGSNIATFFNLRENHRIILIGAGTAAAISAIFNAPLTGMVFALEVMLSEWTARTIIPTAIASIVATESSRLMVGNFIAFESPFASMHTTDLIAASVLGVITGLISVAFIRGLDVGEHFFQRFFKNPLLRAFIGGTIVGLLFLIVPKSLGDGHSVVKEIISGFSEEGIWVVLLLVIFKFFASISTLSSGGSGGIFAPGLFLGASVGLFFGRLINSLPPFLRFSSPESYALVGMAGLIAGILQAPLTGMFLVLEITNGYNFILPLILVSVISMIVSNIFEDGSIYTRHLIEENILERTGSDGRILSELDISEILETDCQVVDESTMLRDFIDVIKGSKRNQFIVTEQRTGKYIGIIFIHEVRQILFETDLYNIITVTELIKTGITPVKTGSSLKEIIDQFEQSNAFTLPVVDKESERYIGLISKATLFTKYRQELLVQSVKD
- a CDS encoding response regulator — translated: MPDKEILIIDDDVRILDMLNELFENVLNIEAETAVNGLDGLNKIDRRAQLSKGQFKLIITDYSMPEMDGITFTEIVNRRYPTLPVVMMSAYNESVTLLPRIRLHKYFTKPLDIPKFIKTIEGVIRA